One window of the Babesia microti strain RI chromosome IV, complete genome genome contains the following:
- a CDS encoding conserved Plasmodium membrane protein, unknown function (overlaps_old_locusTagID:BBM_III07505), translating into MWLSAALSFVSLVLFLHSDISILTHRYNVSDLFYHHTPVSCTPDPSNDGKLVFISCPVEYTESIYVPKEFSSNIYSYDGAFLDTKVEVYQWTAGKGLLIKDWVSYLIGGSYFQNIFFPNLTFLKYFPIVSGQGRKFANKVRVGGFTLRSTELTSLSSKKQLDLINDGWYNVETSTCLPVPYVNYTNTRVHGKGLYTGDPSNPKIGDVRITFWGSDVSHISAMGKQASNVLKEFTLEPIDFMDDKFVLVQEGQISPSALIYSYLEKYDGTRLYIYISKLTFMASTCYSLKSNIFGEIDKSLVASLFVFFVVETFVWIAYSFWNGLFYLLLAVVSSFCFYYLWKKGANEKELSSKQIVNLNLYESIPWENSIDTER; encoded by the exons ATGTGGCTTTCGGCCGCTTTGTCCTTTGTATCGCTAGTTTTGTTCCTGCATAGTGACATTTCCATTCTTACACACAGATACAATGTATCTGATTTGTTTTATCATCATACACCA GTTTCATGTACACCGGATCCCAGCAACGATGGCAAACTAGTTTTCATT AGTTGTCCCGTCGAATATACCGAATCGATTTATGTGCCAAAAGAGTTTTCCAGTAATATTTATTCGTACGATGGTGCTTTCTTGGACACCAAAGTTGAAGTCTACCAGTGGACTGCAGGAAAGGGGCTCCTCATAAAAGATTGGGTCAGTTATCTA ATCGGAGGTAGCTActtccaaaatattttttttcCCAACCTCACATTTCTCAAGTATTTCCCAATTGTGTCAGGTCAAGGCCGTAAG TTCGCAAATAAGGTAAGGGTTGGGGGGTTTACATTGAGATCAACTGAGTTAACCTCGTTGTCGAGCAAGAAACAATTGGATTTGATCAATGACGGATGGTACAACGTGGAGACTTCCACTTGTTTACCCGTTCCTTACGTAAATTACACAAACACTCGTGTTCATGGGAAGGGATTGTATACAGGAGATCCATCAAACCCCAAA ATTGGAGATGTGAGGATAACATTTTGGGGCAGTGATGTATCGCATATCTCCGCCATGGGAAAGCAAGCCAGCAATGTTCTAAAGGAGTTTACTTTGGAACCAATTGATTTCATG gatgataaatttgttttggTACAAGAAGGGCAAATTTCACCTTCTGCGCTAATATACTCATATTTGGAGAAGTATGATGGCACGAGACTCTATATTTATATCTCAAAACTGACATTCATGGCATCCACTTGTTACTCTCTAAAATCTAACATATTT GGTGAAATTGATAAGTCACTGGTAGCATCgttatttgtttttttcGTCGTAGAAACTTTTGTGTGGATCGCATATTCATTTTGGAACGGACTATTTTATCTACTGTTGGCTGTGGTCAGCAGTTTCTGTTTCTATTATTTGTG GAAAAAGGGAGCAAATGAGAAAGAATTGAGTTCAAAGCAGATTGTGAATTTGAACTTGTACGAGTCAATTCCCTGGGAGAATTCGATAGATACAGAGCGGTGA
- a CDS encoding tRNA wybutosine-synthesizing protein 5 (overlaps_old_locusTagID:BBM_III07495): MYIPILSDTDPLYYISNKIPFILKGAVIWHNDLTLEFLRATIGNIKVSVHQSNDRYLTFQPKNFTYKLKTINQLLDEIIANIENPNTYTYYRSLGKKPQKDPSKLEDLSVQLSQKFELPKTFQRLITDGTYKIHSTILRISHPQIELWTHYDVFDNVLIQTMGTKSITLFEPSAIADLKIDLSTSPLNVSQLPRDNHMYKDLFDKSHTGILHPGDAIFIPSCWPHSVKYTGTTDPCVSFNCFLESFHINSVYGNDDPYQIRDAIKLLDRVDAMIGDLPWTLKATCWSKISLKAKQKCDEVVARIRQ, translated from the exons ATGTATATACCAATACTATCTGATACAGACCCTCTATATTACATTAGCAACAAAATACCTTTCATCTTGAAAG GTGCCGTCATTTGGCACAATGATCTAACCTTGGAGTTCCTGAGGGCCACAATTGGCAATATTAAAGTATCGGTACATCAATCAAACGATAGATATCTCACCTTCCAACCTAAAAACTTCACCtacaaattaaaaacgATAAATCAACTCCTTGACGAAATAATTGCCAACATTGAAAATCCTAATACCTATACTTACTATCGTTCACTAGGGAAGAAACCGCAAAAAGATCCCTCAAAATTGGAAGATTTGAGTGTACAGTTATCACAAAAGTTTGAGCTACCTAAGACGTTCCAAAGATTAATAACAGATGGCACATACAAGATACATTCCACAATTTTAAGGATTTCTCATCCTCAAATAGAATTGTGGACACATTACGACGTTTTCGAC AATGTATTAATTCAAACAATGGGCACTAAAAGCATCACTTTGTTTGAACCATCGGCAATCGCAGATTTGAAAATCGATTTATCCACTAGTCCGTTG AATGTTTCACAATTGCCGAGGGACAACCACATGTACAAAGATTTGTTTGATAAATCTCATACTGGAATTTTACATCCAGGTGATGCAATATTCATCCCTTCTTGCTGGCCACACTCAGTAAAATACACCGGAACTACTGATCCTTGTGTTTCGTTTAACTGTTTCTTGGAGTCATTTCACATAAATAGTGTTTATGGTAACGATGACCCATACCAAATTCGTGatgcaattaaattattggaCAGAGTTGATGCAATGATTGGCGATTTACCTTGGACCCTAAAAGCCACTTGTTGGAGCAAGATATCACTCAAAGCTAAACAAAAGTGTGATGAGGTTGTAGCAAGAATTAGgcaataa
- a CDS encoding diacylglycerol kinase (overlaps_old_locusTagID:BBM_III07505), whose product MSVIQNTVYIFYNLKSGGNCAPHFNSSSIQNVIFQEPCCQIFIFDITIGESGLKPGFLDLKSRLENFKCEVRIIVVGGDGTVLWCLSELDAHGINYDKVSIGVVPYGTGNDFANAFGWKSIKLCNFFDKYLKTLRSVVSTFINAPVVKHDLWEISISVGKDGHFSKINQTSKSEEIICDNLSTIKTLNFTMCNYFSIGVESKIGRGYDRYRGLSRFKNKSRYIIEGFKKLFAKRIDIRNIVDYMEQKIGDEWEPVFTTESNTDEPKLKKSTSLIILNIPSFSSGLNPWITEKYGIEGPKVNFDDQCVGDGKLEILTYGTLFSIALNYLIRSNRAKKVCQGSGPWRIKIKQLSPKFRVYFQVDGEFRVAYEPTMIEIKHKRVVNVMCANVCGWKKS is encoded by the exons ATGAGTGTGATACAGAATACAgtatacatattttacaatctaAAATCCGGAGGAAACTGCGCACCACACTTCAATTCTAGTTCAATCCAAAATGTGATTTTTCAGGAACCTTGCtgccaaatttttattttcgATATCACCATTGGGGAGAGTGGATTGAAACCCGGGTTTCTGGATTTGAAATCTCGgcttgaaaattttaaatgcgAGGTTAGGATTATTGTAGTGGGAGGTGATGGTACTGTACTTTGGTGCTTATCGGAATTGGATGCGCATGGAATTAACTATGATAAAGTCTCCATTGGTGTTGTCCCTTACGGCACGGGTAACGACTTTGCCAATGCATTTGGTTGGAAATCCATTAAACTCTGCAATTTCTTTGACAAATACCTTAAAACGCTCAGGAGTGTGGTAAGtacatttataaatgcCCCCGTTGTCAAACATGATCTATGGGAAATATCTATCAGCGTAGGCAAGGATGGGCATTTTTccaaaataaatcaaactAGTAAATCGGAGGAGATTATTTGCGATAATCTATCTACTATTAAAACACTAAATTTCACTATGTGCAACTACTTTAGCATTGGTGTTGAATCAAAAATCGGACGGGGATACGATCGATACAGGGGATTATCTCGATTTAAGAACAAAAGT CGATATATAATTGAGggatttaaaaaattatttgcaaaaagAATTGATATTCGCAATATTGTGGATTATATGGAACAAAAAATTGGTGATG AATGGGAACCCGTATTTACGACTGAATCTAATACTGATGAGCCAAAACTCAAAAAATCCACTTCccttattattttaaacattCCTAGCTTTTCATCTGGATTGAATCCATGGATTACTGAAAAGTATGGAATTGAAGGCCCTAAGGTCAATTTTGACGATCAATGTGTTGGCGACGGgaaattagaaatattgaCATATGGTACTCTTTTTTCAATTGCTCTCAATTAT TTAATCCGTTCCAATAGAGCTAAAAAGGTTTGTCAAGGCAGTGGCCCATGGAGGATCAAAATTAAGCAACTATCGCCAAAATTCAGAGTCTACTTCCAAGTTGATGGAGAATTCAGAGTTGCCTACGAACCCACCATGATCGAGATTAAACATAAAAGGGTCGTTAACGTTATGTGTGCAAATGTTTGCGGGTGGAAAAAATCGTAA
- a CDS encoding hypothetical protein (overlaps_old_locusTagID:BBM_III07500) produces MEVKEIVENDNIFSLFKWQLGVSEIPPWEIPSKINEPITHNVTLPQFSKKQFSHPLNTQKGFEYIKSLIGCTCRVVSNLPEAISVTELPGKRHNSIPALDLAFEFNRIGLLHCRADLLLTRISKSHVIVGPSILEDVIGVVFYDKNVDLCRRRKYSSIVFRKCFVYTIICSLLRERQIPIYLSAFGNLFLKSTITVTAKGIFAVNYTYLNSDDFVKDVAMSVKSKTNSTSAKLNAALCHLKSDLLPARKRFYPFLLESITRNYSANDTPGESEKRIKRKREIKGGSNSDGAIAVKSKLDEPEVNTMPKDSAECDSWDESSP; encoded by the exons ATGGAGGTGAAGGAAATAGTCGAAAATGACAACATTTTCTCGTTGTTCAAATGGCAGTTGGGAGTGTCTGAAATACCTCCGTGGGAGATTCCTTCTAAAATTAACGAGCCAATTACACATAACGTAACACTTCCACAATTCTCAAAG AAACAATTTAGCCATCCCTTAAATACTCAAAAAGGATTTGAATACATCAAATCTCTAATTGGCTGCACTTGCAGAGTTGTTTCTAATCTACCAGAGGCAATATCAGTCACTGAACTCCCCGGGAAAAGGCATAACTCAATACCAGCACTGGACCTAGCCTTCGAATTCAATAGAATTGGCCTGTTGCATTGTAGAGCTGATTTATTACTGACTAGGATTTCTAAATCGCATGTGATTGTAGGACCTTCGATTTTGGAGGATGTAATAGGCGTGGTTTTTTacgataaaaatgtagaTTTGTGCAGGAGAAGGAAGTATAGCTCCATTGTATTTAGAAAATGTTTCGTCTATACAATCATTTGCAGTTTGTTGAGAGAGAGGCAGAtaccaatttatttgaGTGCCTTTGGTAATTTGTTCCTAAAATCTACAATAACAGTGACAGCTAAAG GAATATTTGctgtaaattatacataccTAAACTCAGATGATTTTGTCAAAGATGTGGCGATGAGCGTCAAATCCAAAACCA ATTCAACGAGTGCCAAACTTAATGCCGCACTTTGTCACTTAAAAAGCGATTTATTGCCTGCTAGGAAACGGTTTTACCCCTTCTTACTGGAAAGTATTACTCGAAATTACTCAGCAAATGATACACCCGGTGAAAGTGAAAAGAGAATAAAGAGGAAGAGGGAAATTAAGGGTGGTAGTAACAGTGATGGTGCGATTGCTGTGAAATCCAAACTTGATGAGCCAGAAGTGAATACCATGCCCAAAGACAGTGCTGAGTGTGACTCATGGGATGAATCATCTCCTTGA
- a CDS encoding crooked neck (overlaps_old_locusTagID:BBM_III07515): MAYNTLNKLVVKNKMPAPVQVTAEQILRDAAEWQAREAKPTPHRLVDDQEMQQHRVKKRKDFEDMLRRQRHHIGTWIKYAIWEAAQRDFRRARSIFERALNVDYKNTTIWQRYIEMEVKNKFLNSARNLYDRVTGLLPRVDHFWFKYAHMEELLGNYAAARKIFDRWMEWNPDDKAWMMYIHFEERCGELKACRAIFERYLENKPSTESFLRFCKFEERYKNYDRCRAGFSKAIELLPPEIVGENFYIKYAQFEQRRRNFTEAKNIYEAGLTKIPKEESQELYNNYVLFQKHHGIDSVVEAAILDKRRNIYREQLENDPRNYDVWFDYIRLEESLSDNVDRTRSVYQAAIVNIPVVNEKKAWRRFIYLWIYYALFEEMIAKDGDKAREIYNKALSVVPKNLFTFTKIYSLYAEYEIRQLNLDLARKVFGRGLGECKKGKLFEAYAALELRLGNIDRCRIIYAKYIEAHPFDPKSWIAFINFELMTQEIERARALCESAVEMDQMDSPELIWKTFIDLETNLGEISRARNLYERLLMKTQHYKVFKGYAEFEYKQVGDVVSARKVIERGLEHCKINGLNEERALLLVYLLKLERLNKDELEIAKTLKRQAKKVRHVQVQDGSSDNIQEYVRYIFPDDGIQEKNLKILQAAKEWKNRQIKT, encoded by the exons atgGCTTATAACACGTTAAATAAGCTTGTG GTTAAGAATAAAATGCCCGCTCCGGTCCAAGTGACTGCAGAACAGATTCTTCGTGATGCCGCAGAATGGCAGGCTAGGGAAGCCAAACCAACTCCGCATCGTCTCGTGGATGATCAGGAAATGCAACAGCATCG TGTCAAGAAGAGGAAAGATTTTGAGGATATGCTAAGGAGACAAAGACATCACATTGGTACTTGGATTAAATATGCTATTTGGGAAGCAGCGCAGAGGGATTTTAGGAG AGCGAGATCTATTTTTGAAAGGGCTTTAAATGTAGATTATAAGAACACCACCATATGGCAACGGTATATCGAAATGGAGGTTAAGAATAAGTTTCTTAACTCCGCAAGAAATTTGTACGATAGAGTTACCGGACTTTTACCTAGAGTAGATCATTTTTGGTTCAAATACGCCCATATGGAAGAGTTGCTAGGTAATTATGCTGCTGCCAGGAAGATTTTTGATAGATGGATGGAATGGAATCCTGATGATAAAGCTTGGATGATGTACATTCATTTTGAAGAACGATGTGGTGAATTAAAAGCATGTAGAGCCATTTTTGAAAG ATACCTTGAAAACAAACCATCTACCGAATCATTTTTGAggttttgtaaatttgaagagCGTTACAAAAACTACGACAGATGTAGAGCTGGTTTTAGTAAGGCTATTGAACTCTTACCACCGGAAATAGTGggtgaaaatttttatattaaatatgctCAATTTGAACAAAGAAGGCGCAATTTTACTGAGGCTAAGAATATATACGAAGCGGGATTGACTAAAATACCTAAGGAAGAATCTCAAGAgttatataacaattatgtTCTATTTCAAAAACACCATGGCATTGATAGTGTAGTTGAGGCAGcaattttggataaaaGGAGAAACATTTACAGAGAG caattggaaaatgatcCTAGGAATTATGATGTATGGTTTGATTATATTCGTCTGGAAGAATCTTTATCCGACAATGTGGATAGGACTAGATCAGTTTACCAAGCTGCAATTGTAAACATTCCTGTCGTTAATGAGAAGAAAGCATGGAGgagatttatttatttatggATATACTATGCCCTCTTTGAAGAAATGATTGCTAAAGATGGTGATAAGGCACgggaaatatataataaagcTTTATCTGTTGTACCTAAGAATTTGTTTACATtcacaaaaatatattctttGTATGCTGAATATGAAATAAGGcaattgaatttggatTTGGCCAGAAAAGTCTTCGGCCGTGGATTGGGTGAATGTAAGAAGGGGAAGTTATTCGAAGCGTATGCGGCGTTAGAGTTAAGGCTCGGAAATATTGATCGTTGTAGAATTATTTACGCTAAATATATCGAAGCGCATCCGTTTGACCCAAAGTCTTGGATagcatttattaattttgaattaatgACTCAAGAGATAGAACGGGCTAGGGCTTTGTGTGAAAGTGCTGTTGAAATGGATCAGATGGATTCACCTGAACTT ATTTGGAAAACTTTCATCGATCTAGAAACTAATCTTGGCGAGATTTCTAGGGCTAGAAATTTGTATGAGCGGTTGCTGATGAAAACTCAGCATTACAAG GTGTTTAAAGGTTATGCTGAATTTGAGTACAAACAAGTTGGAGACGTTGTAAGTGCTAGAAAGGTTATTGAACGCGGCCTTGaacattgtaaaattaatggTTTGAATGAGGAGCGTGCACTTTTACTAGTTTACTTATTGAAACTGGAGCGCTTGAATAAGGATGAGTTGGAAATCGCAAAAACTTTGAAAAGGCAAGCTAAGAAGGTTCGACATGTACAAGTTCAAGATGGATCTTCCGATAACATTCAAGAATATGTTAGATATATTTTCCCCGACGATGGAATTCAAGAAAAG AATCTTAAAATTCTCCAAGCGGCAAAAGAATGGAAAAATCGGCAGATTAAAACCTGA
- a CDS encoding Epidermal growth factor receptor substrate 15-like 1 (overlaps_old_locusTagID:BBM_III07490), translating into MTSRGFQIEYDVIFSKAIFVRLTSSGYIDGAKGAVFLKTSNLSQSVLHAIWDHADTKNEGELDINGFIVACRLVAHSQAYNISNPMSLLPLLSTPPPILPKFDLSPFSHEFDPLFTSLDVDSDGFLTGKDARAFYLSSTNHDSQTLMRLWDLADIDCDGLLSKQEFYTMQLLIESLNEQTEIKIPNSSYQLPIKSQQNSSPSYNIEYTQDKHVISNTSLPHCAIEHDKNEIPALPIPSYKTSSRTNKGIPNDVSSVVSDGQDTPHSFVQALANTNFSVCDDLVKKEQKKLQLLRAQHQNLLETVSHSPNAGSSAELELLRSQADDLASDIADLKLKNESILNVVTQNESNLSSLHTSKKNHAAIAEKEEELLKAEQRELEQLKITLQAMKRNKQLLQREGNRLNERLKQNETTTKIMLRALENEQSKILSVKNERLLVSKEKLQVEKEMRSLSNQALMQVISKEKNTNSQIAAPGSERDSKGIRVVSVANNVSQ; encoded by the coding sequence ATGACTTCACGCGGATTTCAGATCGAATATGATGTGATATTCTCCAAAGCAATCTTTGTGCGATTGACCAGTTCTGGATATATAGACGGGGCAAAGGGGGCTGTGTTTCTCAAGACCTCAAACCTGAGTCAATCCGTGTTACATGCAATTTGGGACCACGCCgatacaaaaaatgaagGGGAGTTGGATATTAATGGCTTTATCGTGGCATGTAGACTTGTAGCGCATTCTCAAGCCTATAACATTAGCAATCCAATGTCACTATTACCTCTATTATCTACGCCACCCCCTATTTTACCTAAATTTGATCTCTCCCCCTTTTCCCATGAGTTTGATCCTCTATTTACAAGTTTAGATGTGGATTCTGATGGATTTCTAACGGGGAAGGATGCCAGGGCATTTTACCTCTCTAGCACGAACCATGATAGTCAGACCCTCATGCGACTTTGGGATCTAGCCGACATTGACTGTGATGGTTTACTATCTAAACAAGAATTTTACACCATGCAGTTGCTAATAGAGTCGTTGAACGAACAAACAGAAATTAAAATTCCTAATTCGTCATATCAACTGCCCATAAAATCTCAACAAAACAGTTCGCCTTCTTATAACATTGAATATACTCAAGATAAACATGTCATCTCTAACACAAGCTTACCTCATTGTGCTATTGAGcatgataaaaatgaaataccTGCTTTGCCAATACCCTCCTATAAGACATCTAGCCGAACTAATAAAGGAATTCCAAATGACGTATCCTCCGTCGTTTCTGATGGACAAGACACTCCTCACAGTTTTGTCCAGGCGCTAGCTAACACAAACTTTAGTGTTTGCGATGATCTGGTGAAGAAGGAGCAAAAGAAGTTACAATTACTAAGGGCACAACACCAAAATTTGCTGGAGACTGTTTCCCATAGCCCCAACGCCGGATCCTCTGCTGAATTAGAGCTCCTGCGATCGCAAGCTGATGATTTGGCTTCGGATATCGCCGACTTGaaactaaaaaatgaatCCATACTCAATGTAGTGACTCAAAACGAATCTAACTTGTCATCCCTCCATACGAGCAAGAAAAACCACGCAGCCATAGCTGAGAAGGAAGAAGAGCTGCTTAAGGCGGAGCAAAGAGAATTGgaacaattaaaaatcactTTACAGGCCATGAAGAGGaataaacaattgttgCAGCGTGAAGGGAATAGACTAAACGAGAGGCTGAAACAAAACGAAACGACTACAAAAATCATGTTACGTGCCTTGGAAAATGAACAATCGAAAATTTTAAGCGTAAAAAATGAACGGTTGCTAGTGTCAAAAGAGAAACTGCAAGTTGAGAAAGAAATGAGATCGCTTTCCAACCAAGCTCTGATGCAAGTTATATCGAAGGAGAAGAACACAAACTCGCAAATTGCGGCCCCTGGATCTGAAAGGGATAGCAAAGGTATTAGAGTTGTTTCTGTCGCAAATAATGTATCTCAGTAA
- a CDS encoding RNA recognition motif. (a.k.a. RRM RBD or RNP domain) (overlaps_old_locusTagID:BBM_III07485): MEEYIPLIKTKKRDDTHSVYISNLPNDVTKFDIRELVTSNDLTPLHCIVATNRKTQSKYGFAIFSTPDEANQCVSILQKTSYCGKLLNVELSKPKYYKWSKSKKSDGSVGFVKNSFIIKGYPSQTTEEQVRGSVTSILNGVPFTLVRVGDKWRFVFENLSTCLSAATKLSSVRVKVPNGGTVIIHSVLPKIAINNKSAKVGRIFVKNLPFNITSDELASKFTKIDPNCTVHFTHNENTCVKGFAFVQFTKIKLALKALKLNGTTIKGRKVEIHLAVSKEYFTSDSDKNNANNLSDECGDDIMDIDDSSDIEKHGVDKFVTDSVACNNDTNDYSYHVKDAEMEDLEDLPKQNNKNIVNVIKSAKYGDAISKNKITKVTLKQLKMRSAEITNGKPSSSTINSDVNEGKTAFVQNVPFEATQEQLESIFRVYGELEYAKLVKDPAGRNKGTAFVKFMTKESLDNLLSSEANTKFEIGEYLIGDRLDSGERSAENLGIALLGRKLRIVRAVTRDEAKELESTNVKVDRRRLYLLKESLKGISEEQRGLLTKGKNRENRIDNPNTFVSDKRICIRNLPIYLTKQELRDKLKESVKGIGKIQLLADKKRKVANLNGKRIKRGKRFGFVEFKTRGQAKLALKFLNNTNAFGQKLVAEFSLEDKRALMERERKAKLIKLR, translated from the coding sequence ATGGAGGAATATATACCATTGATTAAAACTAAAAAGAGGGACGACACACATTCGGTCTATATATCCAACCTTCCTAATGACGTTACCAAGTTTGATATACGTGAACTGGTTACTAGCAATGATTTGACCCCCCTACATTGCATTGTAGCTACTAATCGCAAGACGCAATCCAAATATGGATTTGCCATTTTTTCCACTCCAGATGAGGCAAATCAGTGCGTATCAATACTACAAAAAACTAGTTACTGTGGgaaattgttgaatgtGGAATTGTCCAAGccaaaatattataaatggAGTAAATCGAAAAAAAGCGATGGTTCAGTGggatttgttaaaaattcattcatAATAAAGGGTTACCCAAGCCAAACTACTGAAGAACAGGTAAGGGGATCAGTCACATCCATTTTAAATGGAGTGCCATTCACTCTAGTTCGGGTCGGTGATAAGTGGAGATTCGTATTTGAAAATCTGTCGACATGTCTAAGCGCTGCCACTAAACTTTCTAGTGTAAGAGTCAAAGTCCCCAATGGTGGGACAGTAATTATACACTCTGTGTTaccaaaaattgcaataaataataaatcagCTAAAGTAGGGCgaatttttgttaaaaacTTGCCATTCAATATCACCAGTGATGAATTGGCttccaaatttaccaaGATAGACCCCAATTGTACTGTGCATTTCACTCATAACGAAAATACTTGTGTCAAAGGATTCGCATTTGTCCAATTTACCAAGATCAAATTGGCTCTTAAGGCCTTAAAACTGAATGGCACTACAATCAAAGGCAGGAAGGTTGAAATCCATTTGGCAGTCTCCAAGGAATATTTCACTAGTGATTctgataaaaataatgctAATAATCTAAGTGATGAGTGTGGTGATGATATTATGGATATTGATGACTCTTCTGACATAGAAAAGCATGGTGTTGATAAGTTTGTTACTGATTCTGTTGCTTGTAACAATGACACCAATGATTATAGTTACCATGTTAAAGATGCAGAGATGGAAGACTTGGAAGATCTGCCCAAGCAAAACAATAAGAATATAGTTAATGTGATAAAATCTGCTAAGTATGGTGATGCCATATCcaaaaacaaaattacaaaagtTACTCTTAAGCAATTAAAGATGAGGAGTGCAGAAATCACAAATGGCAAGCCTAGCAGTAGTACAATTAATAGTGATGTTAATGAGGGTAAAACGGCATTTGTGCAAAATGTACCATTTGAAGCCACCCAGGAACAATTAGAAAGTATATTTCGAGTGTATGGTGAGCTGGAATATGCAAAATTGGTCAAAGATCCTGCAGGTAGAAATAAGGGTACTGcttttgtcaaattcatGACTAAAGAGTCACttgacaatttattaaGTTCCGAAGCCAATACTAAATTTGAGATTGGTGAATATTTGATAGGAGATAGATTGGATTCTGGCGAGAGGAGTGCTGAAAATCTTGGAATTGCATTGTTAGGTCGCAAACTAAGAATTGTCCGAGCTGTTACCAGGGATGAGGCAAAGGAGCTAGAGAGTACAAATGTTAAAGTGGATAGAAGGAGACTTTATCTACTTAAAGAGAGCTTGAAAGGGATTAGTGAGGAACAGAGGGGGCTGTTAACCAAGGGTAAAAATAGGGAGAACAGGATCGATAACCCCAACACTTTCGTCAGTGACAAACGCATATGCATACGAAACTTACCCATATACCTAACAAAACAAGAACTGCGTGACAAGTTGAAGGAGAGTGTTAAAGGCATTGGTAAGATTCAATTGTTGGCCGATAAAAAAAGGAAAGTTGCCAATTTGAATGGGAAGCGAATCAAACGGGGAAAGAGATTCGGGTTTGTAGAATTCAAAACCAGGGGCCAAGCAAAACTGGCGTTAAAATTCTTAAACAATACAAACGCTTTTGGGCAAAAACTCGTCGCAGAATTTTCATTGGAAGATAAAAGGGCTTTAATGGAACGGGAAAGGAAAGCCAAATTAATCAAACTAAGGTAG